The nucleotide sequence ACATCAAGTCAAATTTAGACAATCAAGGCAGACTGGCTGTCATGATGATATCATGGCATCCAGCACTGAGCTGTCAGATTTAGACAGCTGATTTAATGGGAAAAGTGACATAATTTGAGGCAGGGTTTGAAATCAAAAGACATAATAAGTGAAGCAGCCGTGCTTATTTTGTCTATGACATGTCACACTTTATTGCAGTCAAATTAGTTCATAGTTAACCAGTGTGACTGTTGTTATTGCTCCCTTATTAGGAACACATTGGATCTGGAAGCAGGGATAAACACCTTAGCGCACTTTTCATATAGAAACATCTCTTCAGGAGGTTGAACCCTGAGAGCGAGTTGATTTTGATAAAGATATAGCCTGCTACTGGATCATAACTTCCTGACAGTGTCATCCACTGCAAGGGTCCTTTTAAACGGACTGTATTTACTTTCCATCTGGGCTCAATATCCTGtggagctctgagctctgactcccaGCTGCCCACTCACCCTCCCCTTCGTGCTCATCAGAGAAATGTGGGCTGTGGTAGAAGTTAGCGACTCTGCTGTGGGCACATTCATGGAGTTGTGGTGAGCATGCTGCTATGGCAACTCCTATTCAACCAGCATGggacaaaaatgtttttatctcCCTGTActacacaaacagacaggatGAAGCGTTTGACTACTAAAGTGTTGGCCGGCAGAAGCTGTATTTCAGTTTAATTTGCTTTGTCagagaacaaacacagatgcactTTTAAGATTCCAACCTTGAGAAAAAGTCAAGCAAGTAGAAAATAAGTTTTGGGTTGTTTCCTTCAAAGGAAACATACATTTATGATTAACTTTATTAGGCTTTAACCGTACCAAATGTATTTTCCTTAGCATTTCATTTCATGCTTAACCTATTGGCCTCTACTGACCCTGGTATCTCATAACTACATGACAACAGCAAAACATCACAAAAGGTCTCTTATTGCTGTTCTAATGGAACAAATTGTGTACAGATTTTCATTTGTCTGATCATTTATACCACATTGGAATTGCACCATGTTTTTCCTATTAAGTCGAGTCTGCCTGGGTAACAATGATTCCATTACTGTGAGAGGGTTTGTGCACTTTTTTTAAAGCCAGACCCATAGACGCAACATTTTCAACAGGACTTCGGGACTTAAATTTTAAATCATTGATGTTTGGGCCAGTTGGCAGTAGTGCAGTTAGCTTATCATTTAGTTGTTAATGTTGGCTGGGCAGCATTAACATTCTGAAGATCATGTTATGTGCACCACTAATAGGTAAAATGTACACATGGACTTTATAAGGGAAATGGACGTAGCTCCTTGGTTGGAGAAGTTAGGCCAACCGGTAAGTGCCTAAAACCTTCATTCTTTCTAATGACCAGCAAGAGTGACTGCATTGGTTCATGGTTAGGTCTCATTAGATGGAaaccaaaaaaacatcactgagCTTCTCATTtgatacatccatccatccatccatccatcatctataCAGCTCATTCCACTCAGGGTCACAGAGGATTGGTGGAGCAAATCCCAACTGGCATTGGGCGAGAGGCAGGGTACATGCTGAATGGTTTGCCAGTCAATTACAGGGCTAACGCATAGAGACAGCAGGTCATTGGGATTTACCAATTAACCCAACAAGCATGTCTGTGGACTGGGGTTTGCCCAGTTGATTCATCACCTTAATAAATATTCTGCCGTTGAGTATGCAGCCTCAATGACTGATCCCAAGTGTTCTTTATTACAGCAAAGTTCTCATTATGTGAGCTTTGGTCCAATTTGTGAACTGGAAGACAGAGTAGGCTTTACAGTGCAGCTGGTGTTATGAATAAGTCTCTACCATGGGACCTGTCACCTAGGTCAGAGatgcaataacaataacaatacacAACAATGTGTATCATCCATGTAGATAGTTATTTCAAGTTAAGGTAGCAAAAGCCAAACTCAAGGTTTAACACGTGGCTCACAGACTGATTGGTTACTTCCACTTCTATTATACAATCTAGTCCAACTCTGACTCACCATCTTACTCTGTTTCTGTCCCTTCGAAGTCCTTAGAGAGTCCTTTTTTGCTGCTAGCAGAGTTCAGCTTGCTAGTTGCTAACTTTGGAAATATTTCTGTTTGCCTCAAACCAAGGGTTTATTAAAGGTATTTTAccatatataacttaaaaacagaaacattgctGTTCCTGTAACCAAAATAATTAACTGAAAGACATTGAAATGCCCTGTAGAGTTGTGGGAAATTTGCATAGTTCCCTGTGCATGTAGTTCCAGTAGTTCCTCTGTCACATTCAAATAATTTGATCCCCATTTAATAAAAGTTATTGATGAAAGGTGCTTTACTTGCTTTAGTTGCAGTGTGACATGAAGCTGATGTAAGGGCTTAAACCAGCTATTGACCTGCGTATCCTGTGACCTTACAACATCCTGTCAGACACATGTGGACCTGATTGGAAGCACGCTGTGGTTAGTTTGCAAAGCAACCACAGACAGTGCATTGTGATGACGGCCTTTGTTTCATATGACATAGCAACACATTGGATGAGGTAGATCCATCTGGGTCACTTCATTCCCTCTCTTTGAGTAGCCATTGATTTCCATTCCAGCTTGGCAGGCAGACATCCAAAGCTTTGACCTGCTGGATGGCCATTAGCGCCCTGTGAGAGTAGTGATGAATTGTCAGATGAAACATTATAGGGAGTGAAGGCTGTGAAACCTCAGAGTCCTCAAACACAACATTGTACTATTTCTGCTCATACTCTTGATTGTAGAAGTCTCAAAAAGGAAGCATGCTGCATCAAGCGTGACCACAGAGGAATTATTTGAACTTTATTTTGAACAGGCTTgtctgtgttcctgtctgtgttcctTTGCAGCAGTGAGACTTTTCTTCCTTAGATCTCACGCCATTATTGCAGACTGATGATGTGCACAAGTGGACCCTCCTGAAAACCATAACcactgaaaaggaaaaaatcaacataaaatgtGATGCTGAGGACTGAAAATCCCCCCCTGAAAATGCCCTAAACTAGCTTCCAACACAAGATACAAGCAACACTTCTACATTCAACGATTTGATCCAACAGAGGGAAAAGATTATCCTTAAACTCTTCAGTCAATGCAGTTTTCTAACTAAACTACCGACTTCCTGGACCCCGAAGTTTTCCAATGTTTCTGCTTCATAATGATGCATCATGCATACATGCCTGTATCCATTTTTGTCTTCTTAAGGGCTCAATTTTCCTGCTGGATGCTCATAAAactgatgttatttttttttcttttaaactcaCTGGAAGTGCACCTTAGTGGCAACCTTGCACGTTGAAAAGTGAAGCTAATGCAGAGGTGCCTGTGGTTCCTCTAGTGACCACTTGCCTTGCTGCAACAGCCAAGAAATTTCCATAGACACCGATGTTAAAATGCCTGTTTTTATTGCAACATTAAACATCAAGTCACTGCCCAGTTCAAACAATGCTTTTGGTTTATGTAGCTCATTCCTCTATTAATATTCACTGCAAAGGAAGTAAATACCTTGATGACACATTCGTTAAGATTATACAAAAGATAGGAGATGCATTTTTGCATATTTGGGGGCGTGGATGGGTTGACtgggtcagcatttccaatatggcgacccaTCGTTCTTACTCCTGAGATCACTTCCTGcttttcaaataaaacagaatccCCTTTGTGGAATTAGGGGCTTATTTTCAGCTAGAATTTATAAAAAGGCTACAATGACACTTGTTTGTTCTTTTCTCCCACAGGGTGCTTCGAGTGCTGCATCAAATGTTTAGGTGGGGTGCCATATGCGTCTCTGGTGGCCACCATCCTCTGCTTCTCTGGGGTCGCCCTGTTCTGTGGATGCGGCCATGTTGCTCTCACCGGCACGGTGACTATCCTGGAGACGCACTTCTCCAAAGTGACCAGTGATCACGCCATGCTTACCGACATGTGAGTGTTCATTACAGCATCATGATGAAGTCTGTGATCATGAAAACATTGTGTCTTTACCGTCCCTGTCCTCTTGGTCTCACAGTGAAGATGACTCATTATACAAAAACTAACAATAAAAAGAGGCCTCAATGTAAGATAAATACCATTTCAGTGAGGTTGACTTTATGGAGGCTATTTTTAGCTGATATGTTCACTTTATCTTGGAAAACAGTCCTAATATGGGCCTTTGTTTTTTGCAGTGCATCCATTAGCACGGACAATAAAAGAGGGATGACAGAGACAGGGCTGCACATATGTTTTATGTTGGAGGAGATTTGGAGTGCTCTGTTTAATTTAAGATGTCTACAGGGGCAGTCTGTCTCTTGGCCGATGATTTCCAGAGACAAGCATCACCTGTTAGCTCCACATTTGGACTTGGAGTCTCTCCTCAGGTCTTAGAAAAGCTGGAACACAGTTTCATTCATCTGTTCATGATTAAACAGAAAACACCGGTTACTCATGTTTAAAGATTgcatgcaaaaaaatataattacaagCAGCTATTTTCCACATGGTCATGCTATGTCTTTACCTGACATTTTTAGTGCAGTCTCTGCAGGTGTTGCACTTAAGGGCATAACAATATGTTAGCACGACAGCTACGCTCATATGTGTGACATTGCTCTTTAACAGAATACAGCTGATGCAGTATGTCATCTACGGCATCGCTTCATTTTTCTTCCTGTACGGGATCATTCTCCTGGCTGAAGGTTTCTACACTACCAGTGCCGTCAAGGAACTGCACAGCGAGTTCAAGACCACCATCTGTGGACGCTGCATCAGTGGAATGGTATGTTAACACAACAGCAGAGCCAGTATTTTAAACACAGAGCACTTAAATGTTCAAAGATatcaaataaaaagaatgaGAAATGTCTGATTGTGCTCTTTTGTTAGCTAACGATGTTAACGTGTAATCTGTGCGTCCTCAGTTTGTGTTCCTCACATACATCCTGGGCGTGGCCTGGCTTGGTGTGTTCGGTTTCTCTGCTGTGCCGGTCTTCCTCTTCTACAACATGTGGTCCACCTGTGCCACCATGAAGTCCCCCATGGCTAACATCACTAGCATTGATTCCATCTGTGTGGATGTTCGTCAGTATGGTATGTGAAATGCACACTCTATCTGAGAATACGCCTCATTCGGCATCATTTGTATCCAATCAGCAATTTGTTTTCCCATGTGCACACATGAATTTTGGTTTAAATTATGGGTTGTAAATCCTGGAAACCCTCCTGCATACTctatataaacataaacataatgtTGGTGGATTATAAGGGAAAAGATGGCTGCAAATCCATGCGATAAAGACTCTTCTGTCTTGGATTATGCAGGTTTTGGattgggtgtttttaaaagtctgaacCAACTTAATTGTTGGATTTTCCATAAGCTCAGTTAATAAAGCTTACAGATATGAAATTATTGCCATCATAAGGGGATGTTCTGTCACACATGACAGACGTTAACTCATGATGCCTTAACTGATCCTAATGACTACAAttgagtcagtgacatctttttaatctcttcttaagacccatttttacagaattggttttatgtgacttcatccttttaaacacttttaactgtattcatattttctttattttacatcTAACTAAttaatttttataattttatttgaaacttttatttgattatttattgttttattatttattttttcatttattattttaatgtcctTGATCTAtccttttccattttctattttctctgatgtgatgtcatcttcttaaaaactttttgtccttttaatgcttttatttacctatctgttttttatttatttatttttcatttatttattttccatttatttattttcctctgacaATGATGTATTGGTCTACTACATCACCCCTTTATTCTGTataatttgcatttattcttgCAAATCTTTtgcattgtattttgtttttgcatagCATGGCAGGATTCAGATGGCACTAttgatgtttctgttgttgtagttattgttgttattattattggtgaAGTGCCCCTTTAAATCTTGGTTTTTGAAATTTTTaacaagtttaaaaataaaaagtcaggTGCTATGCTCAGGCAACATCAACTCATTAAGCTCAGTAGTTTCTGATATATGTGATGTTTACTTACTCAGTGCAGAGAACATGAATGAAAAACCTTTGAATTTTCATGCTGCAGGAATCATCCCATGGAACGCCACACCAGGCAAGGCCTGCGGAACTACGCTAGGCGATATCTGCAACACCAATGAGGTAGGAGATTTTCTAACTACTCAAAAGTCATGCACCCACAtccaagaggagagaggaggagcagggcaTGGAAATCCCTTTTCTTAACTGAAAAGTACTGACTGTTGCTCGTCCTTTTTCCAGTTCTACCTGTCTTATCACCTGTACATCGTAGCGTGCGCTGGCGCAGGAGCCACCGTGATCGCTCTGGTAAGCctccctccactctctctccatcctctccattTAGTCCATCTCTGCACGGTTTGTATCAGCTGATCATGAGTCAAGTGCTCCTCTTTTCATGCCCATATGGTTTATGTAACCATACCGAGGAAGACTACTCTTCTTCAACTCCAATTCCATTTGCTCCTTTACCATCTGCTAAGACGCACACGGCCCTGTTTTGATTCTAAGAGGGGTGGACGAGGGTGTAGTTTGGGCTTGATTTGTCATGTGTAATAGAATATGAGTCACTGGAAATGTATTGGTCACGTTACTAACTGGTTAAAGAACACATGACGAAGAGGTCACCGGCATGTTCTCTTACAACCTTCTCTGTTCTCTTCCACCAGCTGATCTACATGATGGCTACCACTTATAACTTTGCTGTTTTGAAGTTTAAGAGTCGAGAAGACTGCTGCACTAAGTTTTAAACTGTTCTGAAAGGCGCAGTACTACATTTGAGGCTGCACTGAGTAGAGACAGTTTTCCACTGACAACAAATGAACTAAAAAAAAtgagaatagaaaaaaaatcaacatctcTTGATTAGTGTAAATAGCTGATTGTATGCTTCCTTTAGCATTTGGTATCCAGGGATATTGCTTGACTGATGAAACTTGTCTACAGATTTCAGGGGGGTGGTGTTTGGTTTGTTCTGCTTTCCTTCACTCTCACTTAAAGAAATGCGTCACCATCAGATTTAGTACAAATGTGCACTGCTACAAGTCCTCAACAGTGTTATTTATATTCAAAACGTGTAAGGCAGATTTTGGCGTGCACAAAAGCATAAACTGCATGAGTTTTCAGGTTAAAAAAATCAGTATTAAGGCATGCAGTATTTCAACCTACATAACTGGACGAGCATCAGTTTACTGCAGCTGAAATGCGATTTTGTACTCAACATAATAATATGATTCTTGAGAACAATTTAAAGTCTGATCAAGCAAAAATAAGCCCCTAGATGTGCAGTATTACACTCTACAATGAGTCCATGTGGACATCTGATGATAAAGATGTTCCCAGGCCTTACATTTTCATTGCCACATTAGCAGTTTTGGTGCAAATGACTTCTAgacatttgtaaaaaaaaaaaaaaaaaaaggattaggTACAGCGGCTAAGTGCCTTGACCTTCTATTCCTATCTTCTTAGCCTTACATTTTGATGCACACCCATAAAGCCACAAAGTGTTACAACAATATTCAGTATTATACAGAAATTAGATTAGCTAAACTAAACGCCTTCATCAGCACTGTTTTATTCTGATGAGTATTACGGAAAGCAGTGGGTTTAATTGTAGATTTCAGAGTAACTGCACAGCACGCTATAAAGGGTTAGGCCAGTATGAGGGCTCTACTTCTGCATGAGGCCTTGAGGCTCACTTTAATTCATgtatattataaaaaaaaacaagaccttCTCCTATTTTAGTGtagattaaatgtattttttctatATTGGCCGATGCTGGTATAGCCTCAGCtatgaagttgttttgtttcatacattttccttttattctctCTCAAAGTGCCGTTAAAGAGCCATTTGTTGTTATCTTAACACTGAGCCTGCATGCTTACATTTTTCAGATTCTCTGATCTGTGTAGACTTACTTATACTCCATATTACATATATTTAATTCTCCTTCTAAGTTTTTCAAGACTGTAGCTTTTACTTTctttataaaataaacaatcttTGTTTACAAAATTACCCTACTTGGTCTATTTCTTGTAAATCCTGCACCAGTATATACCGCAGAATGGGAGAGGGTCAGATTCATAAAATCGCCTGCTTTGCACTAACCACAAGCTTTTACTGCTGCTCAAAACTTACACGCATGACCTCTggcttttcttcctttttattctCATGCCTTCAAAAGTGTCATTTCTGTAGTATTATGCACAAACAATGTAGCTTAACTCCAGTATTACTTATTGTAACAGTAATGTTACAATATTTGTTACCTTTGGTTGAAATCTtaactttatgtttgtttactaCGTACGTACTGTAGCTCTGACTCCTGTAGCTTGCTTTGCATCTCTGACATGCTCACCGGCCATCCACCTCACCCTTCTCTTCCAGATCCACTTCCTCATGATTCTCTCAGCAAACTGGGCCTACCTTAAGGACGCCAGTCACATGCATGCCTACCAAGACATCAAAATGAAGGAAGAGCGGGAGCTGCAGGACATCACGTCTCGCTCAAAGGAATGCCTCAATTCCTACACATAAGGATAAAatacgctcacacacacaaacacgcacgcacatatACAtgtaagaaaaagaaacacacacacactcacgcagaCACTGTGGCCAAACACTGCCGGCCCACTTTGGACCAAGACAACACTCAGCTAAATAACCTGCCACCTGCCTTGACGCTGTGCAGTACTAACCAGGCTCCTAACAAACTAATGCATCACTGTTGCTTCCTGCGCTAACTTGGGGCTGCTTCTGAAAATTTCATTTAcgccattttttattttcttttattatgaAGGGAAAGAATTGTTTTGAATTGTGATGTTCAAGTAGTGTTTGGTTTTCTCTGACCTTGTTGTAGCCAGTGAAGCTTGAGACATTGCACTATTCTTACATAACAATGGCACGTTTGTTTTACAGTGttactctgtctttcttttgagGTGTGATGGACAGATTTCAACAAAGGGAATTTCAcatcttgttttcatttttatccaAATGCAGATGAATATTAAGCTACATAAAAGGCCTTATATACAACCGGAGTAAGTAGTCAGTCAATGCTAGATCAGTTTGGCACTGAcgcatcattttttgtttaaagctcctgtgaggaactttcagtttgttgattttggttccccctgtggacaaatcgTTACCTCTTGCTTCGATGTTGATCTTATTCTGTACATGAAGAAATCTCCTGCTCTTTTAGCAGTCAGTAGAATCACTTCATTGCAAAGAAGTGATTCATCtttctgctgatggtcttgtttgcttttgtagctcatacaAAGGCATCCTTGTTcatttcagactgtttcataaccagctgaaaatttctcacaagagctttaagaCAGCGGAAAAATAATTCGGAGCTTTAACTTTGCAGGAAGTGGAAAAGTTCAAAATAGAAACCCAGTTCAAGTATCTTAATCTTAGTGATTATTCACTTTTTTAATTGGTTACACTCATTGTACAACTCCTTTAAAGTCACTCAGATCAGTCATGGCCTACATCAACACTACCTCAGATGTGCACAAGAGCCTGTGAACCAATATAAAGAGGAACAAAACACTTCAGTGTTACATTTACGGTTTAGAAATCACATATTGGCCGTCAAAACATGCCTCAGGTGCATATTTTGTACTAATGTCACTGCAAATAAATCAATCCCACATTGACCACAGTATCATACAATTCAAAATGTTCAGCACAATGCCATAAGACTAGCTTGCTTAAAGCAGGCTGCTGCCAATAATGAGAAGAAGGTATTTGATATCATAAAAGTTTGATCTATGGGTAATCATATGTGCAAATGATGAAAAGCTCTCTAGAAtcatatttgatttaaatgcacTTGATCTCGGAAATCTCTGTAAAACATGTTAGGGAGTCCCATATGCTAAGGTACTATGGAAATCAAGAGCTAAAGAACGTTAAGCATGAAAAATGCTAACTTGTTATA is from Notolabrus celidotus isolate fNotCel1 chromosome 10, fNotCel1.pri, whole genome shotgun sequence and encodes:
- the gpm6bb gene encoding glycoprotein M6Bb isoform X2; translation: MGCFECCIKCLGGVPYASLVATILCFSGVALFCGCGHVALTGTVTILETHFSKVTSDHAMLTDIIQLMQYVIYGIASFFFLYGIILLAEGFYTTSAVKELHSEFKTTICGRCISGMFVFLTYILGVAWLGVFGFSAVPVFLFYNMWSTCATMKSPMANITSIDSICVDVRQYGIIPWNATPGKACGTTLGDICNTNEFYLSYHLYIVACAGAGATVIALIHFLMILSANWAYLKDASHMHAYQDIKMKEERELQDITSRSKECLNSYT
- the gpm6bb gene encoding glycoprotein M6Bb isoform X3: MRIPAVTLWCFECCIKCLGGVPYASLVATILCFSGVALFCGCGHVALTGTVTILETHFSKVTSDHAMLTDIIQLMQYVIYGIASFFFLYGIILLAEGFYTTSAVKELHSEFKTTICGRCISGMFVFLTYILGVAWLGVFGFSAVPVFLFYNMWSTCATMKSPMANITSIDSICVDVRQYGIIPWNATPGKACGTTLGDICNTNEFYLSYHLYIVACAGAGATVIALLIYMMATTYNFAVLKFKSREDCCTKF
- the gpm6bb gene encoding glycoprotein M6Bb isoform X1 translates to MRIPAVTLWCFECCIKCLGGVPYASLVATILCFSGVALFCGCGHVALTGTVTILETHFSKVTSDHAMLTDIIQLMQYVIYGIASFFFLYGIILLAEGFYTTSAVKELHSEFKTTICGRCISGMFVFLTYILGVAWLGVFGFSAVPVFLFYNMWSTCATMKSPMANITSIDSICVDVRQYGIIPWNATPGKACGTTLGDICNTNEFYLSYHLYIVACAGAGATVIALIHFLMILSANWAYLKDASHMHAYQDIKMKEERELQDITSRSKECLNSYT
- the gpm6bb gene encoding glycoprotein M6Bb isoform X4, which translates into the protein MGCFECCIKCLGGVPYASLVATILCFSGVALFCGCGHVALTGTVTILETHFSKVTSDHAMLTDIIQLMQYVIYGIASFFFLYGIILLAEGFYTTSAVKELHSEFKTTICGRCISGMFVFLTYILGVAWLGVFGFSAVPVFLFYNMWSTCATMKSPMANITSIDSICVDVRQYGIIPWNATPGKACGTTLGDICNTNEFYLSYHLYIVACAGAGATVIALLIYMMATTYNFAVLKFKSREDCCTKF